A genome region from Streptomyces xanthophaeus includes the following:
- the coaBC gene encoding bifunctional phosphopantothenoylcysteine decarboxylase/phosphopantothenate--cysteine ligase CoaBC, whose amino-acid sequence MDKPKVVLGVSGGIAAYKACELLRRLTESGHDVRVVPTAASLNFVGEATWSALSGNPASTEVWESVHEVPHVRIGQSAELVVVAPATADMLAKAAHGLADDLLTNTLLTARCPVVFAPAMHTEMWEHPATQENVATLRRRGALVIEPAVGRLTGKDTGKGRLPDPEEIFEVCRRVLARGVAEPDLAGRHVVISAGGTREPLDPVRFLGNRSSGKQGYALARTAVARGARVTLVSANSALADPAGVDVVRVGTAVQLREAVLKAAADADAVVMAAAVADFRPAEYAGGKIKKKDGQDPAPVALVRNPDVLAEISADRARAGQVIVGFAAETDDVLANGRAKLARKGCDLLVVNEVGEARTFGSEENEAVILASDGSETQVPNGPKEALAEVIWDQVAVRL is encoded by the coding sequence GTGGACAAGCCGAAGGTCGTACTGGGAGTCAGCGGCGGGATCGCCGCCTACAAGGCGTGCGAGCTGCTGCGCCGGCTGACCGAGTCCGGCCACGACGTGCGGGTGGTGCCCACCGCGGCCTCCCTGAACTTCGTGGGGGAGGCCACCTGGTCCGCCCTCTCCGGGAACCCGGCCTCCACCGAGGTCTGGGAATCCGTCCACGAGGTGCCCCACGTGCGCATCGGGCAGTCCGCCGAACTCGTCGTCGTCGCCCCCGCCACGGCCGACATGCTGGCCAAGGCCGCCCACGGGCTCGCCGACGACCTGCTCACGAACACCCTGCTCACCGCCCGCTGCCCGGTGGTCTTCGCCCCGGCCATGCACACCGAGATGTGGGAGCACCCCGCCACCCAGGAGAACGTGGCCACGCTGCGCCGGCGCGGCGCCCTCGTCATCGAGCCCGCCGTCGGCCGGCTGACCGGCAAGGACACCGGCAAGGGGCGGCTGCCCGACCCCGAGGAGATCTTCGAGGTCTGCCGGCGTGTGCTGGCCCGCGGGGTGGCCGAGCCCGACCTCGCCGGGCGGCACGTGGTGATCAGCGCCGGCGGCACGCGGGAGCCGCTGGACCCGGTCCGTTTCCTCGGCAACCGCTCCTCCGGCAAGCAGGGGTACGCCCTCGCCCGTACCGCCGTCGCCCGCGGCGCCCGGGTCACCCTGGTGTCGGCCAACTCCGCGCTGGCCGACCCGGCCGGGGTGGACGTCGTACGCGTGGGGACGGCCGTGCAGCTGCGGGAGGCCGTGCTCAAGGCCGCCGCGGACGCCGACGCCGTGGTGATGGCAGCGGCCGTGGCCGACTTCCGGCCCGCCGAATACGCGGGCGGGAAGATCAAGAAGAAGGACGGGCAGGACCCGGCACCGGTGGCGCTCGTAAGGAATCCGGACGTTCTCGCCGAGATCTCGGCCGATCGTGCCAGGGCCGGTCAGGTGATCGTCGGATTCGCCGCCGAGACCGACGACGTCCTCGCGAACGGCCGCGCCAAGCTCGCCCGGAAGGGCTGTGATCTTCTCGTCGTGAACGAGGTCGGAGAGGCCCGAACCTTTGGTTCTGAGGAGAATGAAGCGGTCATCCTGGCCTCCGATGGCTCTGAGACGCAGGTGCCCAATGGTCCGAAGGAGGCTCTGGCCGAGGTGATTTGGGACCAGGTGGCAGTGCGGCTCTAG
- the gmk gene encoding guanylate kinase — protein sequence MAAEVRPRLTVLSGPSGVGKSTVVAHMRKVHPEVWLSVSATTRKPRPGERHGVHYFFVNDDEFDKLIANGELLEWAEFAGNRYGTPRGAVLERLDNGEPVLLEIDLQGARLVRESKPDAQLVFLAPPSWDELVRRLTGRGTESAEVIERRLAAAKIELAAESEFDTTLVNTSVEDVARELLALMAVV from the coding sequence ATGGCAGCAGAGGTTCGTCCGCGGCTGACCGTGCTCTCCGGCCCCTCAGGGGTCGGCAAGAGCACGGTCGTCGCGCATATGCGCAAGGTTCACCCCGAGGTATGGCTCTCGGTGTCGGCCACCACCCGCAAGCCGCGGCCCGGTGAGCGACACGGAGTCCACTACTTCTTCGTCAATGACGACGAGTTCGACAAGCTGATCGCCAACGGCGAGCTGCTGGAGTGGGCCGAGTTCGCGGGCAACCGCTACGGCACCCCCCGCGGCGCGGTGCTGGAACGCCTGGACAACGGCGAGCCGGTACTGCTGGAGATCGATCTCCAGGGCGCACGGCTCGTCCGCGAGTCCAAGCCCGACGCCCAGCTGGTCTTCCTGGCCCCGCCGAGCTGGGACGAACTGGTCCGCCGGCTGACCGGCCGGGGCACCGAATCGGCGGAGGTCATCGAGCGCCGGCTCGCCGCCGCCAAGATCGAACTCGCTGCCGAATCCGAGTTCGACACCACCCTGGTCAACACCTCCGTCGAGGACGTGGCCCGTGAGCTGCTAGCCTTGATGGCAGTTGTCTGA
- a CDS encoding primosomal protein N', translating to MPCLSVDFGKNADVSSANESPPEQLALIRDMVAEAKAKAPKAKPRTWRGAALAAELPVARVLVNKGVLHLDQLWDYAVPEELSEAAQPGVRVRVRFGAGSHHVRGGRREGGGLIDGFIVERRAESDYDGALAALAHVVSPEVVLSPRMLALARAVADRYAGSLADVLQLALPARSARAEAKPSPEPLPPPPPPEPAGWERYGAGPGFLRALATGAAPRAVWTALPGPGWADELARAMAATLASGRGALAVLPDGRTAARVDAALTALLGEGRHALLTAESGPEKRYRQWLAVHRGSVRAVIGTRAAMFAPVRDLGLVAVWDDGDSSHSDDNAPFPHVREVLELRAVNDGCGFLAGSTSCTVEAAQLVESGWARPLIADRETVRACAPRIRTVGDELLARDEAARAARLPSLAWETVREGLKTGPVLVQVPRRGYVPRLACERCRTPARCTVCAGPLEAPDERDLRCGWCGRDEPSWHCEECGSFRLRAQVVGARRTAEELGRAFPAVAVRTSGRDHVLDEVPDRPALVVCTPGAEPVVSGAGYAAALLLDGWAMLTRPDLRAGEDALRRWIAAASLVRGDGQVVVVAEPTLRPVQALVRWDPVGHAVRELAERSQLGFPPVSRMAAVAGRGEAVEAFLAGAGLPPDAEILGPVPLPGRRGEPSPGERALVRVPPGSGAALAAALKAAQAARLAKGVPAADAVRVRIDPLDIG from the coding sequence ATGCCGTGCCTGTCAGTGGACTTTGGTAAGAATGCTGATGTGAGCAGCGCGAATGAGTCCCCGCCGGAGCAGCTCGCGCTGATCCGGGACATGGTCGCCGAGGCGAAGGCCAAGGCGCCCAAGGCGAAGCCGCGCACCTGGCGCGGGGCCGCCCTCGCAGCCGAGCTGCCCGTCGCCCGGGTCCTCGTGAACAAGGGCGTGCTCCACCTCGACCAGCTCTGGGACTACGCCGTCCCCGAGGAGCTCTCCGAGGCCGCCCAGCCCGGTGTCCGCGTCCGCGTCCGGTTCGGCGCAGGCTCCCACCACGTGCGAGGCGGCCGCCGCGAGGGCGGCGGCCTCATCGACGGCTTCATCGTCGAGCGCCGCGCCGAGTCCGACTACGACGGCGCACTGGCCGCCCTCGCCCACGTGGTCTCGCCCGAGGTGGTCCTCAGCCCCCGCATGCTCGCCCTCGCCCGGGCCGTCGCCGACCGGTACGCGGGCAGCCTCGCCGACGTGCTCCAGCTGGCCCTGCCCGCGCGGAGCGCCCGCGCCGAGGCCAAGCCCTCACCGGAACCCCTGCCGCCGCCCCCGCCCCCCGAGCCCGCCGGCTGGGAGCGGTACGGCGCCGGGCCCGGCTTCCTGCGCGCCCTCGCCACCGGCGCCGCCCCGCGCGCCGTATGGACCGCCCTGCCCGGCCCCGGCTGGGCCGACGAACTCGCCCGCGCCATGGCCGCCACCCTGGCCTCCGGGCGCGGCGCCCTCGCCGTGCTCCCCGACGGGCGGACCGCCGCCCGTGTCGACGCCGCCCTCACCGCCCTGCTCGGCGAGGGCCGGCACGCGCTGCTGACCGCCGAGTCGGGGCCCGAGAAGCGCTACCGCCAATGGCTGGCGGTCCACCGGGGCTCCGTGCGGGCCGTCATCGGCACCCGGGCCGCGATGTTCGCACCCGTACGGGACCTCGGGCTGGTCGCCGTCTGGGACGACGGCGACTCCAGCCACAGCGACGACAACGCCCCCTTCCCGCACGTCCGGGAAGTACTGGAACTGCGCGCCGTCAACGACGGCTGCGGCTTCCTCGCGGGCAGTACGAGCTGCACCGTGGAGGCCGCCCAACTGGTCGAGTCCGGCTGGGCCAGGCCCCTGATCGCCGACCGCGAGACCGTACGGGCCTGCGCGCCCCGCATCCGGACCGTCGGGGACGAGCTGCTCGCCCGCGACGAGGCCGCCCGGGCCGCGCGCCTGCCGAGCCTGGCCTGGGAGACCGTACGGGAAGGGCTGAAGACCGGGCCCGTACTCGTGCAGGTACCGCGGCGGGGCTACGTGCCCCGGCTGGCGTGCGAGCGGTGCCGCACCCCCGCCCGCTGCACGGTCTGCGCGGGACCGCTGGAGGCCCCCGACGAGCGGGACCTGAGGTGCGGGTGGTGCGGGCGGGACGAGCCGTCCTGGCACTGCGAGGAATGCGGATCGTTCCGGCTGCGGGCCCAGGTGGTCGGCGCGCGGCGCACCGCCGAGGAACTGGGACGCGCCTTCCCCGCCGTGGCCGTACGGACCTCCGGACGCGACCACGTCCTCGACGAGGTGCCGGACCGGCCCGCCCTGGTGGTGTGCACCCCGGGCGCCGAACCGGTGGTCTCCGGCGCCGGATACGCGGCCGCGCTCCTGCTCGACGGCTGGGCCATGCTGACCCGGCCCGACCTGCGGGCCGGCGAGGACGCGCTGCGGCGGTGGATCGCCGCAGCCTCCCTGGTCCGGGGCGACGGCCAGGTCGTGGTGGTCGCCGAGCCGACACTGCGGCCCGTCCAGGCGCTCGTCCGGTGGGACCCGGTGGGCCATGCCGTACGCGAGCTCGCGGAACGGTCCCAGCTCGGCTTCCCCCCGGTCTCCCGGATGGCTGCGGTGGCCGGCCGGGGCGAGGCCGTGGAGGCCTTCCTGGCCGGAGCCGGGCTGCCGCCCGACGCCGAGATCCTGGGGCCGGTGCCGCTCCCGGGGCGGCGCGGCGAGCCGTCCCCCGGGGAGCGGGCACTGGTCCGGGTCCCGCCGGGCAGCGGAGCCGCCCTGGCGGCCGCCCTGAAGGCGGCGCAGGCGGCCCGGCTGGCGAAGGGGGTCCCGGCGGCGGACGCCGTCCGGGTCCGGATCGACCCGCTCGACATCGGCTGA
- the rpe gene encoding ribulose-phosphate 3-epimerase — protein MAAQIYPSILSADFARLAEEAKAVEGADWLHVDVMDNHFVPNLTLGMPIVESLSRATDIPLDLHLMIEDPDRWAPQYVEAGAGSVTFHAEAAAAPVRLAREIRAKGARASMALKPATPIEQYEDILPELDMLLIMTVEPGFGGQPFLDIMLPKIRRTRELIAKHGLELWLQVDGGVSASTIERCAEAGADVFVAGSAVYGAVEPATAVRTLREQAGAAIAAAPWACDH, from the coding sequence ATGGCCGCTCAGATTTATCCCAGCATCCTGTCCGCCGACTTCGCCCGACTCGCCGAGGAGGCGAAGGCCGTCGAGGGAGCCGACTGGCTGCATGTCGATGTCATGGACAACCACTTCGTCCCGAACCTGACCCTCGGTATGCCGATCGTGGAATCCCTGAGCAGGGCCACGGACATCCCGCTGGATCTTCACCTGATGATCGAGGACCCGGACCGCTGGGCCCCCCAGTACGTGGAGGCGGGCGCGGGCTCGGTCACCTTCCACGCCGAGGCCGCCGCCGCGCCCGTGCGGCTCGCGCGGGAGATCCGGGCCAAGGGGGCGCGCGCCTCGATGGCGCTCAAGCCCGCGACGCCGATCGAACAGTACGAGGACATCCTTCCCGAGCTCGACATGCTGCTGATCATGACGGTCGAGCCCGGCTTCGGCGGCCAGCCCTTTCTCGACATCATGCTCCCGAAGATCCGCCGTACCCGGGAGCTGATCGCCAAGCACGGTCTGGAGCTGTGGCTCCAGGTCGACGGCGGGGTGTCCGCCTCGACCATCGAACGCTGTGCCGAGGCCGGCGCGGACGTCTTCGTGGCGGGCAGCGCGGTCTACGGAGCGGTCGAACCCGCCACCGCCGTGCGCACGCTGCGTGAGCAGGCGGGTGCGGCGATCGCGGCGGCGCCGTGGGCTTGCGACCACTGA
- the pyrF gene encoding orotidine-5'-phosphate decarboxylase: MTVTPFGTRLRAAMDSRGPLCVGIDPHAALLAQWGLQDDIAGLERFSRTVVEALAESVAVFKPQAAFFERFGSKGVAVLERAVADARAAGTLVVMDAKRGDIGSTMAAYASAFLDPASPLFSDALTVSPYLGYGSLKPAVDLARESGAGLFVLALTSNPEGAEVQRAVREDGRTIGATMLAHLAAENADAAPMGSFGAVVGATLGDLSSFDLDINGPLLAPGIGAQGATAADLPGVFGKAVRNVVPNVSRGVLKHGPDVSALRDAARRFADEIHEAVTA; encoded by the coding sequence GTGACTGTGACCCCGTTCGGCACCCGCCTGCGCGCGGCCATGGACTCCCGGGGCCCGCTGTGCGTCGGCATCGACCCGCACGCCGCCCTGCTGGCGCAGTGGGGCCTGCAGGACGACATCGCGGGCCTGGAGCGGTTCTCCCGTACGGTCGTCGAGGCGCTCGCCGAGTCGGTGGCGGTCTTCAAGCCCCAGGCGGCCTTCTTCGAGCGGTTCGGCTCGAAGGGCGTGGCCGTCCTGGAACGGGCCGTCGCGGACGCCCGGGCGGCCGGGACGCTGGTCGTCATGGACGCTAAGCGCGGGGACATCGGCTCGACCATGGCGGCGTACGCCTCGGCCTTCCTGGACCCGGCCTCGCCGCTGTTCTCGGACGCGCTGACGGTCTCCCCCTACCTGGGCTACGGCTCGCTGAAGCCGGCCGTCGACCTGGCCCGGGAGTCGGGCGCGGGCCTGTTCGTCCTGGCACTGACCTCGAACCCGGAGGGCGCCGAGGTCCAGCGGGCGGTCCGCGAGGACGGCCGGACGATCGGCGCGACGATGCTGGCGCACCTGGCGGCGGAGAACGCGGACGCCGCCCCCATGGGCTCCTTCGGCGCAGTGGTCGGTGCCACGCTGGGCGATCTGTCCTCCTTCGACCTGGACATCAACGGGCCGCTGCTGGCCCCCGGCATCGGCGCGCAGGGCGCGACGGCGGCGGACCTGCCGGGTGTCTTCGGCAAGGCCGTGCGCAACGTGGTCCCGAACGTGTCGCGGGGGGTCCTGAAGCACGGTCCGGACGTGAGCGCCCTGCGCGACGCGGCGCGGCGCTTCGCCGACGAGATCCACGAGGCCGTCACCGCGTAA
- the rpoZ gene encoding DNA-directed RNA polymerase subunit omega, whose protein sequence is MSSSITAPEGIINPPIDELLEATDSKYSLVIYAAKRARQINAYYSQLGEGLLEYVGPLVDTHVHEKPLSIALREINAGLLTSEAIEAPAQ, encoded by the coding sequence GTGTCCTCTTCCATCACTGCGCCCGAGGGCATCATCAACCCGCCGATCGACGAGCTGCTCGAGGCCACTGACTCGAAGTACAGCCTCGTGATCTACGCGGCCAAGCGTGCGCGTCAGATCAACGCGTACTACTCGCAGCTCGGTGAGGGCCTGCTCGAGTACGTCGGCCCGCTGGTGGACACCCACGTCCACGAGAAGCCGCTTTCGATCGCGCTGCGCGAGATCAACGCGGGTCTGCTGACCTCCGAGGCCATCGAGGCCCCGGCCCAGTAA
- a CDS encoding RsmB/NOP family class I SAM-dependent RNA methyltransferase — translation MSEQPRQPRRKPAPAGAGGKQAKPYRRPQKDPVRMLAFEVLRAVDERDAYANLVLPPLLKKARQDETFQARDAALATELVYGTLRRQGTYDAVIKACIDRPLREVDPPVLDVLSLGAHQLLGTRIPTHAAVSASVELARVVLGDGRAKFVNAVLRKIAAHDLDGWLERVAPPYEDDAEEHLAVYHSHPRWVVSALWDSLGGGRAGIEDLLEADNERPEVTLVARPGRSTPEELLEAVGEDSALPGRWSPYAVRMAEGGEPGALEAVREGRAGVQDEGSQLVAMALAAAPVEGRDERWLDGCAGPGGKAALLAALAAQRGAFLLASEKQPHRARLVERSLAGNPGPYQVIAADGTRPAWLPGSFDRVLMDVPCSGLGALRRRPEARWRRRPEDLEGFAPLQRGLLREALSAVRVGGIVGYATCSPHLAETRVVVDDVLKGRGAGQSPVSAELIDARPFMSGVPALGDGPDVQLWPHLHGTDAMYLALLRRTA, via the coding sequence GTGAGCGAACAGCCCCGTCAGCCCCGACGCAAGCCTGCCCCCGCGGGCGCGGGCGGCAAGCAGGCCAAGCCCTACCGCCGGCCCCAGAAGGACCCCGTCCGGATGCTGGCCTTCGAGGTGCTCCGGGCGGTGGACGAGCGCGACGCCTACGCCAACCTCGTGCTGCCGCCGCTGCTCAAGAAGGCCCGCCAGGACGAGACCTTCCAGGCGCGCGACGCGGCACTGGCCACCGAGCTGGTCTACGGGACACTGCGCCGCCAGGGCACCTACGACGCCGTCATCAAGGCGTGCATCGACCGCCCGCTGCGCGAGGTCGACCCGCCGGTGCTGGACGTGCTCTCGCTCGGCGCCCACCAGCTGCTCGGCACCCGCATCCCCACGCACGCGGCGGTCTCGGCGAGCGTGGAACTGGCGCGGGTGGTGCTCGGGGACGGACGCGCCAAGTTCGTGAACGCCGTCCTGCGGAAGATCGCCGCGCACGACCTGGACGGCTGGCTGGAGCGCGTCGCCCCGCCCTACGAGGACGACGCCGAGGAACACCTCGCGGTGTACCACTCGCACCCCAGGTGGGTCGTCAGCGCCCTGTGGGACTCGCTGGGCGGCGGGCGCGCGGGCATCGAGGACCTGCTGGAGGCCGACAACGAACGGCCCGAGGTGACTCTGGTGGCCCGCCCGGGCCGGTCCACGCCGGAGGAACTGCTGGAGGCCGTCGGCGAGGACTCGGCACTGCCGGGCCGCTGGTCGCCGTACGCCGTCCGGATGGCCGAGGGCGGCGAACCGGGCGCGCTGGAGGCGGTCCGCGAGGGCCGCGCGGGCGTACAGGACGAGGGCAGCCAGCTGGTGGCCATGGCCCTCGCGGCCGCACCGGTCGAGGGCCGCGACGAGCGGTGGCTCGACGGCTGCGCGGGCCCGGGCGGCAAGGCGGCACTGCTCGCGGCGCTCGCGGCGCAGCGCGGGGCGTTCCTGCTGGCCTCGGAGAAGCAGCCGCACCGGGCCCGGCTCGTGGAGCGCTCGCTCGCGGGCAACCCGGGCCCGTACCAGGTCATCGCGGCCGACGGCACCCGCCCGGCCTGGCTGCCGGGCTCCTTCGACCGCGTCCTGATGGACGTCCCCTGCTCGGGCCTGGGCGCGCTGCGCCGCCGCCCGGAGGCCCGCTGGCGCCGCCGCCCGGAGGACCTGGAGGGCTTCGCGCCGCTCCAGCGCGGGCTGCTGCGCGAGGCGCTGTCGGCGGTGCGGGTGGGTGGCATCGTCGGCTACGCCACCTGCTCGCCGCACCTGGCGGAGACCAGGGTCGTCGTGGACGACGTCCTGAAGGGCCGCGGCGCGGGCCAGTCCCCGGTGTCCGCGGAACTGATCGACGCACGGCCCTTCATGTCGGGCGTCCCGGCCCTGGGCGACGGCCCGGACGTCCAGCTGTGGCCCCATCTGCACGGCACGGACGCGATGTACCTGGCGCTGCTGAGGCGGACGGCGTAG
- the fmt gene encoding methionyl-tRNA formyltransferase: MKLVFAGTPEVAVPALDALIASGRHEVAAVITRPDAPAGRGRRLVASPVAERAEEAGIEVLKPVRPRDPDFQARLREIDPDCCPVVAYGALIPKSALDIPRHGWVNLHFSLLPAWRGAAPVQQSIIAGDQVTGASTFRIEEGLDTGPVYGILTEEIRPTDTSGDLLTRLAFAGSGLLAATMDGIEDGTLRAVEQPHDGISHAPKITVEDARIDWTAPAMRADRVVRGCTPAPGAWTVFRGERLKLISLGLVPDRTDLEPGQLAPAKNNVYAGTGSHAVELLWVQPQGKKPMRAADWARGVRIAPGERLGGADVG; this comes from the coding sequence GTGAAGCTCGTCTTCGCAGGCACCCCCGAGGTCGCCGTACCCGCCCTGGACGCCCTGATCGCCTCCGGGCGGCACGAGGTCGCCGCCGTCATCACCCGGCCCGACGCACCGGCCGGCCGCGGCCGCCGCCTCGTCGCCAGCCCGGTCGCCGAACGCGCCGAGGAAGCGGGCATCGAGGTGCTCAAGCCCGTCCGCCCCCGCGACCCCGACTTCCAGGCCCGGCTGCGCGAGATCGACCCGGACTGCTGCCCGGTCGTCGCCTACGGCGCACTGATCCCCAAGAGCGCCCTCGACATCCCCCGGCACGGCTGGGTCAACCTGCACTTCTCGCTGCTGCCCGCATGGCGCGGAGCCGCGCCCGTCCAGCAGTCGATCATCGCGGGGGACCAGGTCACCGGCGCCTCCACCTTCCGCATCGAGGAAGGCCTGGACACCGGCCCGGTGTACGGCATCCTCACCGAGGAGATCCGGCCCACCGACACCAGCGGTGACCTGCTCACCCGGCTCGCCTTCGCCGGGTCCGGCCTGCTCGCCGCCACCATGGACGGCATCGAGGACGGCACCCTGCGCGCCGTCGAACAGCCCCACGACGGGATCTCCCACGCGCCCAAGATCACCGTCGAGGACGCCCGGATCGACTGGACCGCTCCCGCGATGCGCGCCGACCGCGTGGTGCGCGGCTGCACCCCGGCCCCGGGGGCGTGGACCGTCTTCCGCGGTGAACGCCTCAAGCTGATCTCGCTGGGCCTGGTGCCCGACCGCACGGACCTGGAACCGGGCCAGCTGGCCCCCGCCAAGAACAACGTGTACGCCGGCACCGGCTCGCACGCCGTGGAGCTGCTGTGGGTCCAGCCGCAGGGCAAGAAGCCGATGCGGGCCGCCGACTGGGCGCGCGGGGTGCGGATCGCTCCCGGCGAGCGGCTCGGCGGAGCCGACGTAGGCTGA
- a CDS encoding integration host factor → MALPPLTPEQRAAALEKAAAARRERAEVKNRLKHSGASLQEVIKTGQENDVIGKMKVSALLESLPGVGKVRAKQIMERLGISESRRVRGLGSNQIASLEREFGSTGA, encoded by the coding sequence GTGGCTCTTCCGCCCCTTACCCCTGAACAGCGCGCAGCCGCGCTCGAAAAGGCCGCCGCGGCTCGCCGGGAGCGGGCCGAGGTCAAGAATCGACTCAAGCACTCCGGTGCCTCGCTCCAAGAGGTCATCAAGACGGGCCAGGAGAACGACGTCATCGGCAAGATGAAGGTCTCCGCCCTGCTGGAGTCTCTGCCTGGCGTGGGCAAGGTGCGCGCCAAGCAGATCATGGAGCGTCTCGGCATCTCCGAGTCCCGGCGTGTCCGAGGTCTCGGTTCCAACCAGATCGCCTCTCTGGAGCGCGAGTTCGGCAGCACCGGCGCCTGA
- the metK gene encoding methionine adenosyltransferase — translation MSRRLFTSESVTEGHPDKIADQISDTILDALLTEDPTSRVAVETLITTGLVHIAGEVTTKAYAPIAQLVRDKILEIGYDSSKKGFDGASCGVSVSIGAQSPDIAQGVDTAYEKRVEGDEDELDKQGAGDQGLMFGYACDETPELMPLPIHIAHRLSRRLSEVRKNGTIPYLRPDGKTQVTIEYDGDKAVRLDTVVVSSQHASDIDLDSLLAPDIREFVVEHVLAQLVEDGIKLDTEGYRLLVNPTGRFEIGGPMGDAGLTGRKIIIDTYGGMARHGGGAFSGKDPSKVDRSAAYAMRWVAKNVVAAGLASRCEVQVAYAIGKAEPVGLFVETFGTAKVEVQKIEDAIGEVFDLRPAAIIRDLDLLRPIYAQTAAYGHFGRELPDFTWERTDRVDALRTAAGL, via the coding sequence GTGTCCCGTCGTCTGTTCACCTCGGAGTCCGTCACCGAGGGCCACCCCGACAAGATCGCTGACCAGATCAGCGACACGATCCTCGACGCGCTCCTCACCGAGGACCCGACCTCGCGCGTCGCCGTGGAGACCTTGATCACCACGGGTCTCGTGCACATCGCGGGAGAGGTGACGACGAAGGCCTACGCGCCGATCGCGCAGCTCGTCCGGGACAAGATCCTCGAGATCGGCTACGACTCCTCCAAGAAGGGCTTCGACGGCGCCTCCTGCGGCGTGTCGGTGTCCATCGGCGCCCAGTCCCCGGACATCGCGCAGGGCGTCGACACCGCCTACGAGAAGCGCGTCGAGGGCGACGAGGACGAGCTCGACAAGCAGGGCGCCGGCGACCAGGGCCTGATGTTCGGCTACGCCTGCGACGAGACCCCCGAGCTCATGCCGCTGCCGATCCACATCGCGCACCGGCTGTCCCGCCGCCTCTCCGAGGTCCGCAAGAACGGGACCATCCCGTACCTGCGCCCCGACGGCAAGACCCAGGTCACCATCGAGTACGACGGCGACAAGGCCGTGCGCCTGGACACCGTCGTGGTCTCCTCGCAGCACGCCTCGGACATCGACCTCGACTCGCTGCTCGCTCCCGACATCCGCGAGTTCGTCGTCGAGCACGTCCTGGCCCAGCTCGTCGAGGACGGCATCAAGCTCGACACCGAGGGCTACCGCCTCCTGGTGAACCCGACCGGCCGCTTCGAGATCGGCGGCCCGATGGGCGACGCCGGCCTCACCGGCCGCAAGATCATCATCGACACCTACGGCGGCATGGCCCGCCACGGTGGCGGCGCCTTCTCCGGCAAGGACCCGTCGAAGGTCGACCGTTCCGCCGCCTACGCCATGCGCTGGGTCGCCAAGAACGTGGTCGCCGCCGGTCTCGCCTCGCGCTGCGAGGTGCAGGTCGCGTACGCCATCGGCAAGGCCGAGCCCGTCGGTCTCTTCGTCGAGACCTTCGGCACCGCCAAGGTGGAGGTCCAGAAGATCGAGGACGCGATCGGCGAGGTCTTCGACCTGCGCCCGGCCGCGATCATCCGCGACCTGGACCTGCTGCGCCCGATCTACGCCCAGACCGCCGCGTACGGCCACTTCGGCCGTGAGCTGCCGGACTTCACCTGGGAGCGCACCGACCGCGTGGACGCCCTGCGTACGGCCGCCGGCCTGTAG